From Rubripirellula reticaptiva, the proteins below share one genomic window:
- a CDS encoding addiction module protein, with amino-acid sequence MPNANDLIATAMQMPLSERVALANAMLNSIDSAADSEATQEEIDAAWDTEIGRRIDDIDSGRVKTVPSSEVWKRIGGKPSGRT; translated from the coding sequence ATGCCCAACGCTAATGACCTGATCGCGACCGCGATGCAGATGCCGCTTTCCGAGCGTGTCGCGCTTGCCAATGCAATGTTGAACAGCATTGATTCGGCCGCCGATTCGGAAGCGACCCAGGAAGAGATTGACGCCGCTTGGGACACGGAGATTGGCCGGCGCATCGACGACATCGACAGCGGTCGGGTAAAGACGGTGCCTTCGTCGGAAGTATGGAAACGAATCGGCGGAAAACCCAGTGGCCGAACTTGA
- a CDS encoding CHAT domain-containing protein — MNHLRLSLLRPIVFVLSIALAALPICMAQNGQQQTAQQQYVVVTAPIGYLTTDQGDIIGRLPTWTHLLVVRSTKTDFVVITPTGQRGSIRRELVQHNPLTNATLAELTAAESAVVMLTQAHEQIVKQDYAAALNLNRQAGRTVEEAMGRSNPLWPWIMSSVAHLQLANEETIGAKLTMDAAEASLQGLKEKGPAEADLLNVRAMLLEQTGDQTGAISTFRNAVEAAIRHGGEAHSDVRVVMSNLAHTLGEAQEYKEAARFQKTVYNIGKDILPDSTTEQADAAFALGVYLSMDGQEAQAIPYFREALAVYERTKANDDPDLVATREMLAEVSKVAAPITPSVVVKRQPYQTSQGRLRVISKHAYIRDNAGRILKTLFRHSSVKFLREVDDKYEVEYRKTQGWVHAGQLVPDPTYAVDDLEREVRDQVNEARLLHEEALVYLERDQDLVRALKHLERAHKIVSQFDDQATTSSVLKEIAYLHAIQGDASLANQELSRARQLLSVSKLAQNPILIAELENARGHSAFNGSDFDTALTSYTRALEALRSNFGDMNAGTAALYGNVCKATSYKGDLVNAKPIAEKFISTMRAVFGDDTNELSYAYATYSEVLSGLGDHTQAQNYSARALAIRTNLLGPDDIQTGNAHADYGRILWFSGDIDEAERQLDRALEICKRINSQRAESLEVSTRMSLVEMFNEANMPLDALTHTGSLLELMRASDGDYKDQIAKYTALVENLKVIANRPQAAAQQMLIVLRDGRIQDQTRVVTTVPPGTRLWSLKEQDGWHSVIVNADGDKQIAGWIKGQTVTSVEAELFQQTQSSDLLQKQQVAARIAGVMQANQDLFSNTNPTREDLVRAVGLVDDVARDVESVGNNFMLASIRQMLAGIYDQFAEYGKARKHLESALETHIEHLGRNHPVTAQDRLGLAQVLVNIGDTVGAERQFREAVRVISSTTGQTSEMASDANARLALHLINNGAITEGEALLRFVQKTEAAAGRDDRPTMITVLITLSSLAIKANKPQDAIALLQQAQKIRESQAATADIVTDIMLQTQLGLAQLRTTEQEEALRNLTSAHEQAVRDLGPAHSITSSCQSIFGYAMSLNGDSDQALQLTQSALENVIKATGPEHIQTVDALVSVSAVQYQAGNLRETLDLLGRARAVTNKYVRETLVEMPAQAQVQFLENNDRRKRDAALSLVLKHSDDQNVVDQTAIWILNTKGLAVETAVARGSLENFLKTEFSRKQFESWQELRRRISTFPLEGANESVRETRRVELQQLKEEEQAFRSNIAPGFAEQVARQQSGLVDLKSVRNEIADDSILIELFRLRPVDLPRIISPDEPQPARYIAWIIPPADDGPVQFVDLGLAEPIDTLVATTQEQINASGALINGLGSIESTERLYEAMRPLTTAVWEPIRKTIGNSKKLIISPDANLWLIPWAAIPVGDKRYLVEDFEVQLLNTGRDLVRPINPADELNGPVIIADPAFDSDAREIEDTVRAMELDTLRTRSAVPFNRNFAEKRLPGTRSEAMIIQPSLQISDGEAPETYMGEQAAEAVFKSLQRPRALLVGTHGFVFQAEQSDASNPLARCGLLLAGCNNSAENLRTTGEDGVLTGSEIVGTDLRGTQLVVLSACQTGLGTVQDGEGVAGLRQAFQLAGAESVVATLWSIPDQATTALIVSLFDNLALKMTKPAAIRAAQIESIHRLREREGAAHPFFWAAFTLTGQQ, encoded by the coding sequence GTGAATCATCTCCGGCTATCACTTCTTCGCCCGATCGTTTTCGTGCTTTCCATTGCGCTGGCCGCTTTGCCTATTTGCATGGCCCAGAATGGCCAGCAGCAGACCGCTCAACAGCAATACGTTGTCGTGACGGCGCCGATCGGTTATCTGACAACCGACCAGGGCGACATCATTGGTCGGCTGCCAACTTGGACCCACTTGCTGGTTGTGCGGTCCACCAAGACCGACTTTGTAGTGATCACGCCGACGGGCCAGCGAGGATCGATCCGACGCGAGCTCGTTCAGCACAATCCGCTGACGAATGCAACATTGGCCGAATTGACCGCGGCCGAGTCGGCGGTCGTGATGCTGACCCAGGCCCATGAACAGATCGTGAAGCAAGACTACGCAGCCGCTTTGAATCTCAATAGGCAGGCGGGACGAACGGTCGAGGAAGCGATGGGACGCAGCAATCCGCTCTGGCCATGGATCATGAGCAGCGTCGCGCATCTCCAGTTGGCCAATGAAGAAACGATTGGCGCAAAGCTGACCATGGACGCGGCGGAGGCAAGTTTGCAAGGGCTGAAAGAAAAAGGCCCCGCGGAAGCCGACCTGCTGAATGTTCGCGCGATGTTGCTAGAACAGACTGGCGATCAAACTGGAGCAATCAGCACCTTTCGCAATGCCGTCGAGGCGGCAATCCGTCATGGTGGCGAGGCACATAGCGATGTTCGAGTCGTCATGTCAAACCTAGCGCATACACTTGGTGAGGCCCAGGAGTACAAAGAGGCAGCTCGTTTCCAAAAGACTGTCTACAACATTGGAAAAGACATTCTTCCCGATAGCACAACCGAGCAGGCGGACGCTGCGTTCGCCTTAGGCGTGTACTTAAGCATGGACGGACAAGAGGCCCAAGCCATTCCGTATTTCCGCGAGGCGCTGGCGGTCTATGAACGAACCAAGGCCAACGACGACCCCGATTTGGTTGCCACCCGTGAAATGCTTGCGGAAGTTTCTAAAGTCGCTGCACCGATCACGCCTAGTGTTGTTGTCAAACGTCAGCCCTATCAAACTTCGCAGGGTCGACTGCGCGTGATCTCAAAACACGCATACATTCGTGACAATGCAGGACGCATTTTAAAGACACTGTTTCGACACTCGTCAGTCAAATTCCTCCGCGAAGTCGACGATAAGTACGAAGTGGAATATCGAAAAACTCAAGGATGGGTCCACGCTGGCCAACTTGTTCCCGATCCAACGTACGCGGTGGACGATCTTGAACGGGAAGTTCGTGATCAGGTGAACGAAGCAAGATTGTTGCACGAGGAAGCTCTTGTCTACCTTGAACGCGATCAGGACTTGGTTCGTGCGCTCAAGCATTTAGAACGGGCACACAAGATCGTGAGCCAGTTCGATGATCAAGCAACAACATCCTCGGTTTTGAAAGAGATTGCTTATTTGCATGCGATTCAAGGCGATGCTTCGTTGGCCAATCAAGAGCTCAGTCGTGCTAGGCAATTGCTCAGCGTAAGCAAGTTGGCACAAAACCCCATTCTGATTGCGGAGCTCGAAAACGCCCGGGGTCATAGTGCATTCAACGGATCTGATTTTGATACCGCGTTGACGAGTTATACACGGGCGCTCGAAGCACTGCGTTCGAACTTCGGCGACATGAACGCGGGGACGGCTGCACTTTATGGCAATGTCTGCAAAGCAACGTCCTACAAAGGAGATTTAGTCAACGCCAAGCCAATTGCTGAGAAATTCATCTCGACCATGCGAGCTGTGTTTGGCGATGACACCAATGAACTGTCTTATGCGTACGCGACCTATTCCGAAGTACTCAGCGGCCTTGGGGATCACACGCAAGCTCAAAACTACTCAGCTCGCGCTTTAGCAATCCGAACGAATTTGCTTGGGCCTGACGACATTCAAACCGGCAACGCGCATGCGGACTACGGTAGAATTCTCTGGTTTAGCGGTGACATCGACGAAGCCGAAAGACAGCTGGATCGCGCTTTGGAGATTTGCAAGCGAATTAACAGCCAACGGGCTGAATCGCTTGAGGTATCAACGCGGATGTCGCTCGTTGAAATGTTCAATGAAGCAAACATGCCGCTGGATGCGTTGACCCATACGGGGTCACTGTTGGAGTTGATGAGAGCTTCGGATGGTGACTACAAGGACCAAATTGCGAAATACACCGCACTTGTGGAAAACCTCAAGGTGATTGCCAATCGACCGCAGGCAGCAGCTCAGCAGATGTTGATCGTGCTACGTGACGGTCGCATTCAGGACCAGACTCGCGTGGTGACAACGGTGCCGCCCGGAACGCGGTTGTGGTCTTTGAAGGAACAGGATGGATGGCACAGTGTCATCGTTAATGCCGACGGGGACAAACAGATCGCCGGATGGATCAAAGGGCAAACGGTCACAAGTGTTGAAGCGGAACTGTTTCAGCAGACCCAATCAAGCGACCTGCTTCAAAAACAACAAGTTGCCGCGAGGATCGCTGGAGTCATGCAGGCGAATCAGGATCTGTTTAGCAATACCAACCCAACTCGCGAAGATTTGGTTCGAGCGGTTGGACTCGTCGATGACGTGGCTAGAGACGTCGAGTCCGTCGGGAACAATTTTATGCTGGCATCGATTCGCCAGATGTTGGCCGGAATTTACGATCAATTTGCCGAGTACGGGAAAGCGAGGAAGCACTTAGAGTCGGCGTTGGAAACGCATATCGAGCACTTGGGCCGCAACCACCCGGTGACCGCGCAGGACCGACTCGGGCTGGCTCAAGTTCTGGTAAACATCGGCGACACAGTGGGCGCCGAGCGTCAATTTCGTGAAGCAGTGCGGGTGATCAGCTCGACGACCGGCCAAACAAGTGAGATGGCTTCGGACGCAAATGCAAGACTTGCCCTTCACCTCATCAACAATGGTGCGATTACGGAAGGTGAGGCACTACTACGATTCGTTCAGAAAACCGAAGCTGCGGCTGGGCGCGATGATCGTCCCACGATGATCACGGTGCTCATCACTTTGTCCAGCTTGGCAATCAAGGCCAACAAACCGCAGGACGCGATCGCACTGCTTCAACAGGCTCAAAAAATCCGCGAGTCGCAAGCAGCGACGGCTGATATCGTCACCGACATCATGCTGCAGACCCAACTTGGACTTGCTCAACTGCGAACAACGGAGCAGGAAGAGGCTTTGCGAAACTTGACGAGCGCGCATGAGCAAGCTGTTCGAGATCTCGGCCCGGCGCACTCCATCACGTCAAGTTGCCAGTCCATTTTTGGTTATGCAATGTCGCTCAATGGCGATTCGGATCAGGCATTGCAGTTGACTCAATCAGCCCTTGAAAATGTGATTAAAGCTACCGGACCGGAGCACATTCAAACGGTCGATGCGCTTGTCAGTGTCAGTGCGGTCCAATACCAAGCCGGGAACCTTCGGGAAACGCTCGATTTACTGGGACGCGCTCGAGCGGTGACAAACAAGTACGTAAGAGAAACCTTGGTCGAAATGCCGGCCCAGGCCCAAGTGCAGTTCTTGGAGAATAACGACCGTCGAAAACGTGACGCGGCTTTGTCACTTGTGTTGAAACACTCTGACGACCAAAACGTCGTCGACCAGACAGCCATTTGGATCCTAAACACGAAAGGACTGGCTGTCGAAACTGCCGTAGCACGCGGCTCACTGGAGAACTTTCTTAAGACCGAATTCAGCCGCAAGCAGTTTGAGTCTTGGCAAGAACTGCGTCGCCGGATCAGCACATTTCCCTTGGAAGGTGCCAATGAAAGTGTTCGCGAAACTCGCAGAGTAGAACTGCAGCAACTGAAAGAAGAAGAACAAGCGTTTCGCTCGAACATCGCCCCTGGCTTCGCCGAACAAGTCGCACGCCAACAAAGCGGCTTGGTCGATTTGAAATCCGTTCGCAATGAAATCGCGGATGACTCCATTTTGATCGAGCTTTTTCGTCTGAGACCCGTCGACCTACCAAGAATTATCTCACCGGATGAACCGCAGCCCGCCAGATACATTGCATGGATTATCCCTCCCGCCGACGACGGCCCGGTTCAGTTTGTCGACCTGGGATTAGCAGAACCGATTGACACACTCGTGGCGACGACGCAGGAGCAGATCAATGCGTCGGGAGCGCTGATCAATGGACTTGGTTCCATCGAATCCACCGAGCGGCTTTACGAAGCGATGCGACCACTGACGACGGCCGTTTGGGAACCGATTCGAAAGACGATTGGCAATTCAAAGAAACTCATCATTAGTCCCGATGCCAACTTGTGGTTGATTCCGTGGGCCGCGATTCCTGTTGGCGACAAACGCTACCTTGTCGAGGACTTTGAAGTTCAGTTACTCAACACCGGACGCGATCTAGTTCGCCCGATCAATCCGGCGGATGAACTTAACGGTCCGGTCATCATCGCGGACCCTGCGTTCGACTCGGATGCCAGAGAAATCGAAGACACCGTAAGGGCTATGGAACTTGACACACTTCGCACCCGATCAGCCGTTCCATTCAATCGAAATTTCGCTGAAAAACGTCTGCCGGGAACTCGTAGTGAAGCGATGATCATTCAGCCGAGTTTACAGATCAGCGATGGCGAGGCTCCGGAAACATACATGGGCGAACAAGCTGCTGAAGCGGTTTTCAAATCGCTGCAGCGCCCCCGAGCTCTGTTGGTGGGAACCCATGGTTTCGTGTTTCAGGCCGAACAATCTGATGCGTCCAATCCATTGGCACGATGCGGGCTGTTGCTGGCTGGCTGTAATAACAGTGCTGAGAATCTTCGCACCACCGGCGAAGACGGCGTTCTGACCGGATCCGAAATTGTGGGAACGGATTTGCGTGGAACCCAACTGGTAGTGCTCAGCGCTTGCCAGACCGGGTTGGGCACCGTCCAAGATGGTGAAGGAGTTGCGGGACTGCGTCAAGCTTTTCAGCTTGCCGGTGCCGAGTCCGTCGTGGCAACGTTGTGGTCGATCCCAGACCAAGCAACCACGGCGTTGATTGTGAGCCTATTTGACAACCTTGCGTTAAAAATGACCAAACCCGCTGCGATTCGCGCAGCGCAGATCGAAAGCATTCACCGACTGCGAGAACGCGAAGGTGCGGCGCATCCATTTTTCTGGGCCGCTTTCACCCTGACGGGCCAACAGTAA
- a CDS encoding type II toxin-antitoxin system RelE/ParE family toxin yields the protein MAELEYHPAASDEIADAFDWYSSVNPDVGERFKLELDRAEELVHRSPESWGPYFHGTQGFRFRGFPFVMAFIVRDERIIVIAVAHTRRRPGYWRDRLSR from the coding sequence GTGGCCGAACTTGAGTACCATCCCGCCGCATCCGATGAAATCGCCGACGCTTTTGACTGGTACTCCAGCGTCAATCCTGACGTAGGCGAACGATTCAAACTCGAACTTGATCGAGCGGAAGAACTGGTTCATCGGTCGCCCGAATCCTGGGGACCGTACTTCCATGGAACGCAAGGCTTCCGATTCCGTGGTTTCCCTTTCGTCATGGCCTTTATCGTTCGCGACGAACGAATCATCGTGATCGCCGTCGCTCACACGCGAAGACGGCCTGGATATTGGCGCGACCGTTTGTCGAGATAG
- a CDS encoding cupin domain-containing protein, whose product MILERKFVLPGEGTRYDVLGGDQVTIKVTSRDTGGEMTVLETVVPAGAGPPRHVHTRESETFYVLEGDFEFEVDGERTNASAGAFLIAPPNLPHSFRNVSNKPGKLLVVVQPGGFEEFIEKFASLPTDQPPDMSKMAQMGAEHGVTFLPPAQ is encoded by the coding sequence ATGATTCTAGAGCGAAAGTTTGTTTTGCCGGGCGAGGGCACTCGTTACGACGTCTTGGGTGGTGACCAAGTCACGATCAAAGTAACTTCGCGGGACACCGGAGGCGAGATGACGGTGTTGGAAACGGTCGTTCCTGCCGGGGCCGGTCCGCCACGTCACGTCCATACACGCGAGTCTGAAACGTTCTATGTTTTGGAAGGCGACTTTGAGTTTGAAGTCGACGGTGAAAGAACGAATGCGTCGGCAGGTGCATTTTTGATCGCGCCGCCGAACCTTCCGCACTCGTTTCGGAATGTTTCGAACAAACCAGGGAAGCTACTGGTTGTGGTCCAACCCGGCGGCTTCGAGGAATTCATCGAAAAGTTCGCCTCCCTGCCGACGGACCAACCGCCAGACATGTCCAAGATGGCGCAAATGGGCGCGGAGCACGGCGTGACTTTTTTGCCGCCCGCACAGTGA